The genome window ACACCACGGCCACGGGACAGTCCGGTCCGTAGAGCGGCAACAGGTCCGACTCGATGAGTGCCAGATTGCGCATCGACAAATGAATGCAGAGCGTTGCCCGTGACTGGCCGAGCGTGGCAAGGTCCTCGCCGGCCGGCATGTCAGTGGATTTGCGCGCTGTTCGCGTGAGAATCACCGTCTGGCTGATGTCCGGCAACGTGAGTTCCTTGCCGAGGGCCGCCGCTGCTGCGGCATAAGCCGGCACGCCCGGGCAACTCTCGAACGGGATACCCAACGTGCGCAAGCGGCGCATTTGCTCGCCCACGGCCCCGTACAGCGAGGGGTCACCGGAGTGCACACGCGCCACGTCCTGACCCGCGTTGTGCGCCAGCTCGATACGTTCGATGATCTGATCGAGGTGCATGGGTGCCGTGTCGATGACGTCGGCACCCGCGGCCGCGTGGGCCAGGACCTCTGGCGGCACAAGCGAACCGGCGTACAGCACGCAGGGGCTAGACGCGATCAGTTTCGCCCCTCGCAGGGTCAACAGGTCCGCGGCGCCCGGCCCGGCCCCGATGAAATACACAGTCACAATTGCACTCCTGCTTTTCGGTTGTATCCGCGGGGTGTGTACACCCACGATGTGCCGTCCCCGCGGGGAATGGCACGACTCTGACTCGATCCGACCAGCACCACCGTGAACATGTCGA of Pseudomonadota bacterium contains these proteins:
- the cobM gene encoding precorrin-4 C(11)-methyltransferase, which encodes MTVYFIGAGPGAADLLTLRGAKLIASSPCVLYAGSLVPPEVLAHAAAGADVIDTAPMHLDQIIERIELAHNAGQDVARVHSGDPSLYGAVGEQMRRLRTLGIPFESCPGVPAYAAAAAALGKELTLPDISQTVILTRTARKSTDMPAGEDLATLGQSRATLCIHLSMRNLALIESDLLPLYGPDCPVAVVYKVTWPDERIVRCTLSTLRKTLYRSGITRTALVMVGEVLRDDAEFQDSALYHADHNHYLRPKTKRPRKVPQ